From Alloacidobacterium dinghuense:
TGATTGATCAATACAGCGAGTACGGCACCGAGAGCAGTTCATGGTATGACCGCTGGTTCTACGGCAAGCCTTGGGAGCATGATGCCGACGCCTGGAAACAAAGCCCGCTTTCCGGGATTGGGCACGCTAAGACTCCCTTTCTTCTATTGCAGGGTGACGGCGATACTACTGACCCACTTGGGCAGAGCCTTGAGATGTATCGAGCGCTGCGTCAGGTCGGCGTTCCGGTCGATCTTGTCCGCTATCCACGCGAAGATCACGGCCCACTCGCGGGCGGGATATTCGGTAACCCGAGTACGGAGCCCTGGCACGGCTTTGATGCTCGTCAGCGCATGGTCAAATTCTTTGAAAAGGCGTTTTCGCAGTAGTTCAGCGCGTCAGGCAGACAGCCAGTGTTGCCAGCAGCAGTGCCGAAGGCATTACGATAATGCCAGCCTTGAGGAAGCTCCATGCGCTCACGTGTAAGCCTTCTTTGCGGATGGCGATCAGCCAAAGAATCGTTGCGAGCGATCCTGTGACGGAGAGGTTTGGGCCGAGGTCAATACCCACCAGCACTGCATTCCGCAGACTCCCAACGATGTGCGCCTGATGGACAGACGCTCCTGCAATCAGCCCAAGAGGAAGATTGTTGATGAGATTCGTACCCACACCGATCGTGAGTGAGGTAGCGAGGGCGGCCGCTACGGGTGGCCAGTTCACTACTGCATGCAACGCGGCTTGCGAAAGGTGAGCTGCACCGGCACGGTTCACAGCTTCAACCAGGATAAAGAGTCCAGCCACTAGAGGAATAACGCTCCACGAGATGCCTCGAATGATGGCAACTGGATTGCGGCGTTCTCTAGCGCTAATAGCCATCACGACCACCACTGATGTAGCGAAGGTTGGCAATCCAAGATCTTTGCCTAGCGCTGAAGCAGTCAGCAGCACGACTGCAACCAGTCCAATTCCCATGAGTGCCAGTTTGCCCGTTTGAGAAAGATGGCCATTCCCGATGTTGGTTTCCGTCTCACCCCGAAGAGATTCTCTGCAATACCAGAACAGGGCAGCAAAGGTTGTGACGATCGACAGCACTGACGCGACAGCAAACATCCGGAGCCATTGAGCGAGGGGCGGCATTCCCAGATGAAATACGACCAGGTTAGCGGGATTGGAGATGGGGAGTACAAAACTTGCGGCGTTTGCGATGAAGGCGCAGCTTAGAAGGCAAGGGAGGGGTTCAGTCTTGGCTTTCTTCACCGCCGCCAGAACGGCGGGTGTGAGTACGACAGCCGTAGCGTCGTTCGACATGAAAATTGTCACTACGGTGCCGACTACGTAAATCAATATAAACAGGCGAGCACGGGACGCTTTGGCGTGCTGAATTGCTACGGTTGCAAGCCAATCGAAGACTCCATGCGCCTGCCCCAATTGGGCCAGAATCATCATCCCGGCAAGAAACAAGTAGACATCCGTGCCCTCGAAAACAGCGTGCCGAGCGATGTTGAGAGGAACCAACCTGAACAATATCAATAGACCTGCGCCGCCGCAGACCCAAATCGCCTCTGGAATTCTCCAGGGGCGAAGCAACATCAGCGCGATAGTGAGAAAGGAAATGATCCAGATAGCAGATAAATGAAGGGGCATTCTTCGTCGCTTGCTTTTCCTAGTGCCTCAGATACCTGTGAAATTTCTATCCCTTAAATAAGAAGAGTGGTTATTGTCTGATTCTCTGGCGCAAATTCTCGTAGGCAGACCTCAGCTAAGTACAGTATGATGAGGCAACTTTAATAAACCAAATAGAATTAGTGCTCTAACAGCTTCCCCAGTCGCGCTGTCCGGAGCTCCCCTTTCGTCCCTAAGTCTGTGATTGTTTTTCTACCGCGAAAGTTGTAGAGATAGCCCATCGAAGTTTGTTACCTTTGGCTGTATTTGTTGGTTACGTTGGTTAGTTCGCAGTTACCAAAGGAAATAGGGCAGTAGAGTACGAGATCGATAGCAAGCTTTTTGGGAGAAATGGATTTGACCGATGGTAAACGGCGAAGGTAAACAGCACGCCTCGGCAGAAATAGATACTGACCTGGCAAAAGACGTTGCGAATCTCTATTCATGGGCGAATGTCGAAGACGCAACCTACCTCGATTTCTCCAGGCAGCGAAAAGCGCGACATATTCAACATACTACCGATGTAGACATTCGGAAAAGTGAAGTGCCTTCTGCTCCCAACGTGAGTATTGAAAGTGAGGCGCAGGTCTTTGAATCCTCCATTGCGGCACCCATAGCGGAGCCATCCATCATTGGGAAACCCATCCAGGAGAATTCCACACCTTCGGTTCCAATGAGCGCCCAGACGTCGGCAGCAGCGCCAACGCCGCAGTTGGTTGATTTGCCTGAATTGATTCCCACAACTTTTTTTGAGCCGGGCCTGACAGCGCCCGCTGAAACTCTGTCGCCCGCATTGGCGATCTATTCTCTCGCCGGTGGGGTAGGTAAGACTACGTTTTGTGCCAACCTCGGCAGAATCTTCTGTGCCACGAAGGAGAAAGTCCTGCTGGTTGATGCATCAGCGAGCGGATTGCTGCCTTTTTACTTTGGAGCTACGGATCTGCGTCCAGGATTGCGTACTTTTGTCGCTCCTGATGTGAATTACCCACCGCTCCAAGTGTTCGGTACGAATGAGATTACGAAGCCGTGGCTGGAAGAGGTGAAGGTCGCAATGCGCAAAGCACAGCGAACCATTTTCGACCTCGGGCCGGCATCCATGAGTCTGCTGCCAGAAATCTTTGGTATGTGCGGCACAGTTCTTGTGCCTCTGTTGCCCGACCTGAATTCCATCCTTACTGTTTCGCGAATCGAGGCCTCGTTCAAAGCAATGGAGTCTTCCGGGATAGAAGTTCCTGAAGTTTTCTACCTATTCAATCGGTTTGATGATCAAGATACGATCGACCATCGGGCGCGAGCGTTGGTGGAGAGGCAGTGTGGTGACCGACTCCTGCCGCTTACGATCCGCGATGGCGCTGAGGTGGCCAAAGCGATTGCCTCCAGAATGACAGTTGCCGATCACGCTCCGGGATCGGCAGTGACCCACGACTACCTGGAACTGGCATCCTGGGTGAGAAAGCGAAGTCCGGTCCGCGCCGCGTCTAGAACGCAGGCGCGCTGGAGCGAGCGATGAAGCGAATCCTTACCCACTGGAGATTGCTCGGAACCGGATCCAGTCCATGGGCAAGCCTGGCTCGCATTCTTGTTTATGGAATGCTTCTTTTCTTCGCTTTTGAATGCGTCACGATTGATTTCAGATGGCCCGAACAGGCGGTGCTTGGCATCCTGACCATCGTCCTTGCATTTGCGATCCACCGCACGTCCGCCTCCGAGCTTGTAACTCTGGCACTCATGTTTGCCTCAATGCTGGCTACTGCCAGATATGCATACTGGCGCTGTTTCACCGTTGGGCAGGCACTTGCAACCTCGGGTTCGAAGCTGGGTGTGATCAACATCATCTTCATGCTCATTCTTCTCTCGGCTGAGGGCTACGCATTTGTGATCCTGTTTCTCGGCTATATCCAGACCATTCGTCCTCTCCGGCGACCACCCTACCCAATGCCGAAGAACCTGGAAGACTGGCCGCATGTCGACGTTCTTATTCCTACATATAACGAACCGTTGTCCGTGGTCCGGTCAACCGCCTTTGCTGCGCTGAATATTGATTACCCAAGTGAAAAACTTCATGTTTACGTGCTGGACGATGGCAGGCGCGAAGAGTTCCGTAGATTTTGTGAAGAGGCAGATATCGGCTACGTCACGCGAACGGATAATAAGCATGCCAAGGCTGGAAACATAAATCATGCGTTGACCGTGCTCGATTCGCCGTATGTTGCGATCTTCGATTGCGATCACGTCCCAACGCGTAGCTTTCTACAGGTCACGCTCGGATGGTTTTTGAAAGACACCAAGCTGGGCATGCTGCAAACGCCGCACTACTTCTATTCTCCTGATCCGTTTGAGCGAAATCTACACCAGTTCATGGTGATCCCCAACGAGGGTGAACTGTTCTATGGTGTTCTTCAGGACGGCAACGATCTCTGGAATGCCACATTCTTCTGCGGTTCCTGCGCTGTTCTACGTCGTACGGCTCTGAATGAGATCGGAGGAATTGCCACCGAAACAGTTACAGAAGACGCGCACACGTCTCTGCGTATGCAGACACGGGGATGGAACACCGCATATATCAACATCCCGCAAGCTGCGGGTCTTGCCACGGAAAGCCTCTCCAGTCACGTAGGGCAGCGAATCCGTTGGGCGCGCGGCATGATCCAGGTGATGCGGACGGACAATCCTCTCTTTGCGCGCGGGCTTAAATGGCCTCAGAGGCTGTGTTACTTCAACGCGATGATTCACTTCCTCTACGCCGTTCCCCGACTCGTATTCCTCACGGCCCCGCTCGTATATATGTTGCTGGGGCGCATCAATATCCCGGGATATTGGCTGGCAATCCTGGCGTATGCGATGCCCCACCTTTTTCTGTCAAACCTCACCAACTTCCGCATCCAGGGCAAATATCGTCATTCCTTCTGGAACGAGGTGTACGAAACAGTTCTTGCCCCATACATTCTTGGGCCAACTTTGCTCGCACTCATTAATCCAAAGCTGGGTAAGTTCAATGTGACAGCCAAGGGCGGAATCGTGAAGAAGAGCTATTTCGATGCTCGGATTGCCCGTCCGTATATCGCCTTGATTCTTCTCAATGTTGCTGGCCTGGTGGTTGCGCCCATTCGCTTCTTTTATTGGAACCCTGACCATCCGGGGACCATCGCGATGAACGTCTTCTGGATACTCTTCAACCTGATTATTGTGGGCACCGCGAATGCGGTCGCATTCGAGTCCCGTCAGCTGAGAACAGACGTGCGGATCGATACGCATATGCCCGTGGAAATTCGCCTGCCGGGCGGGAAAAGCGTATTTGGTGAGTCCGTCAACATGTCTCTCGGCGGCGCCTCAATCGATCTTGAAGAACAGCTAAATCTCCCGCAAGCTTCCCGAGTCGAAGTGATCTATCCCTTACGCAGAAAACAGACGGTATTCCCGGCATCAATTGTTGCGACGAACGGTTTGAATCTACGCATCAGGTACGAAGATTTGTCGCTTGAGGAAGAAGAATTGCTGACGCTCGTTCTTTATTCCCGCGCCGATTCATGGCTGAGCAGGAGCGAGCGTCGTGAAGCAGACAAGCCCTGGCGCAGTTTTGCGCGTCTCGTTCGCTTGTCTATTAGGGGTGTTGGACATGCTCTTGGAACCCTGATTCCCAAGAGGAAAGACGCCGAGTTGCCCGCTGCCGTGCGCGCTGGAACAGCGATTCTTGTACTCGCGATGATCCTTGCAGGTGCATGTACCCCTTTGCGGGCCCAGAAACGCGGCAAATCTGCTCCAGCCCGCGATTCTCAAGCTGCGACTTCTGCTGGAGGAACGTTCCAGTCGACGTTCACGTTGAAAGATATTGGGATACCGGAGGCGATTGTGTTCCGCGGAGTCGCAGCATCTCGTGACGCCCCTTTTGCCTTGCCTCAGACCGAGGTCGTGCAAAAGTCTACGCTGCATCTGCGTTACGCATTTTCGCCTTCACTTATTCCTCAGATGAGCCACCTGAACGTCTATCTGAACGGTGCGTTGGTGTCGACGCTGCCCGTCCCGGCAAAGGTTGAGGATGTGCAGGATTCTCTGAAGGCGGACCTGCCGCTTCCTTCTGATCTGTTAGTTCGCAACAACGTATTAAGACTGGAGTTTATCGGGCACTACACTCAGCAATGCGAGGACCCGGCAAACACCGTGTTGTGGGGACGGGTTGAGAATACTTCAAGCGTCGAAGTATCCGGATCGCTGCTTCCGCTGGCTGACGACCTGAAGATACTACCCCTGCCTTTCTATGACGGGGCAATCAGCAGCTCTTCCGCTTCAATACCGATTGCTTTCACCAGCAGCCAGCCCAGCAATAATGCATTTGAGGCTGCAGGCATCCTGGCATCATGGTTTGGAGTCGCGGCAAAGTCGAGACCGCTAACCTTTCCTGTGACAGTCGGCAGCACACTACCATCGGGCAACCTCGTTGTTTTCGTGGAAGGCTATTCGAGTCTTCCCGCAGGAGTTGATCTGGGCAGCGGTGGTCCTGTTGTTGCTGTCCGCACAAACCCAGTCGATCCTTACGGCAAGATACTCATCGTTGCAGGTGATGATGCTGATCAATTGGTGACAGCAGCCCGTGCAGTTGCAACCGGCAATATGATGCTGCAGGGTACTACAACCCGTATAGGCGAATATCGCCTGCCTCAAGCACGCGAAGCTGACGATGCGCCATTGTGGTTGAAGACTGATCGCCTCTCTCCTTTCTGGGATTATTCTGGAAACCCGGAGCTGCAAAGCGATGGTTCAGGACCTCTGCCGATTTACCTCAGGCTGCCACCTGACATCTACTACGGCGACCGGCAAAATATCCCCCTCCACATGGATTACCGGTACAACTCCATTCCACTCGCGAATGCATCGACGTTGCGCGTGAGTGCAAACGGATCGCTGGTAAATGAGCTGGCGCTACCGCATGACAACAATCCCAAGAAGACGCTGGCATATGATCTTGCGGTCCCAGTATCGAATATGCGGCCGTCTGCTAACACATTTCTCTTCACCTTCTATTTCCAGATGGCGAAGACTGGGAATTGCCAGGATACAGCTCCCATCAACCTGCAGGGTGCAATACTTCGCAGTTCCTATCTGGACATACGTGGCCTGAAGCACTGGGCTGCCATGCCTAATCTTGAACTTTTTTCCAATGCGGGATTTCCTTTTACGCGCTTTGCCGATCTTTCCCAGACCAAAATTGTGCTTCCACCGCGCCCCAGCCCACAGGAACTCGGAATCTATCTAGCGTTACTTGCAAATTTTGGCGAGCAGACGGGCTATCCGGCACTACGGGTTTCGGTTGGCGATTCCTCATTGCTCGGGGCCGATGCCGACTATCTAATTCTCGGAGCGCCGGATGACGAGCCAGCATTTGAACGGTTGAGTCAGCAGTTGCCGGTCGAAGTGAAGGAGCAGGGTTTTTCTATTCACGATACAGGCGGGTTCTTTGCATCAGTGGAACACGCCTGGTGGCAGGTTGCCGAAATGCGGCCAAACTGGTGGTGGAAGCTGCGGCAGGCAAAGGAGCGGGATGGGCTACTTGAGAGCCTGGGTCAATTCCCGGATGCGCTGATTCAGGGAAGTGAATCGCCCTGGGCTTCGAATCGTTCCATTGTCAGCATCACCATCAAAAATGATTCCCTTGCAGGCCCATTTATTGCAGCCTTCACAAAGTTTTCTACGTCTGGCGATATCAGCGAATCGGTGAGCGTTCTGCACGGAAGTGAATTCACATCCTACCGACTGGGCGATCGCTACTACCATGTTGGGTATCTACCGTGGTGGGCCCGCATTCGCTATTGGCTGCGAGCCTTCCCCTGGATGATCGTCGTTCTGACATTTGTCCTCGGTCTTTTCGTAGTCCCATGGACGAGGGCATGGCTCGATCAGCGTTCAAAGGCACGCCTGGAGGCACAGCAGACATGAAGGCCGCGATCTTGCTCGCTGCAACGCTCGGTTTATGCTGCCAGTCTGCAGCGAGAGCCAGCTCCTGGCCGTTGTGGGACCACTATGCTGCGCATTTCCTCAGTCCTCAAGGCCGAGTTGTTGATCCGTCGCGGAATTCGATGACTACCTCAGAAGGACAGAGCTATGCCATGTTTTTCGCGCTTGTCGCAGGAGATAACAACTCATTTGATCGCATTCAGGAGTGGACGCAAGACAATCTCGCGCAAGGTGATCTTGCTAAGAAATTGCCTGCTTGGAGTTGGGGCCAAAAGAGCGATGGTTCGTGGGGGGTACTCGATCAGAACTCGGCATCAGACTCTGATCTTTGGGTCGCTTACAGCCTGATTGAAGCAGGCGAACTTTGGTCAAAGCCAGGCTACAGCAGAACCGGAAAGGCTATGCTGTCGTTGATCGCAAAGAATGAGAGCGCTACAGTGCCGCAGGCAGGTGCTGTTTTGTTGCCCGGCCCAAATGGCTTTCATCCGGATGCAGATCATTGGGTCTTTAATCCGAGCTACATGCCGCTGCCGTTGTTGCTCGCGGCGAGACATGTTGATCCTCAAGGACCGTGGAGTGCGATGGCCGCCGCTCTGCCTGCATGGCTGCAGCAGGCGAGCCCTTCCGGTTTTGCCATGGACTGGGTTGAATACACAAGCGGCAAAGGCTTTTCCGCAGTCAGCGAGCCAGGAACAAGTTCAAGGCCTGCCTGTGGCAGCTATGATGCAATCCGCGTGTATCTTTGGGTGGGCACTACCGCGCAGGACTCACCGGGAGCTGCGAGCCTCCTGCATCTGTTTGCCCCCATGTCCAGCTATGTAAAGACACACCTTTCGCCACCTGAGGTAGTTAATCCCGATGGGACGGTTGTGAGTACTACGGCTCCGCCGGGATTTTCAGCTGCGGTGATGCCGCTGCTCATGACATCCGGTGAAAAGGCCGCGGCCACTCTCCAGCTTCGAAATGTACTGGCTCAAATTGAGCCGTCAACTGGGTTAGTTGGAGATCCGCCGCACTACTATGACCAGAATCTGGCGCTCTTCGCGCTGGGCTGGCAGGAACAACGCTTTCGCTTCGCTCCCGATGGAACGCTGAGGGTCCAATGGAAAAAGTGAACCGTAACGCTTGCCGAACACTTCTTCTCGTGGCCACTTGTGCGCTGGCTCTCGGAATCTCGCCAGGCGCATGGGGTCAATCCACGGCGGAACGCGCCCTGTTGATGAAGGCGCAATCCCTCGCTGCAAATGGACACCTGGATATGGCGGTTCAGACTTGGCAGCAGGTACTACTCGCCGATCCGAACAGTCGAGAGGCGCTTCTTGGAATCGCCAAGGCTGACATGCAGCTCGGAAATACGGATGAAGCCAGAAGATATCTCGATCGTCTGCGCGCTGCCGGGGGTAATCCTGCGGATATCGCAAAGATCCAAGCTATGCCCGGTGTTGCGCCGAAGAATGTGCGCCTCGATCAGGCGGCCAGTCTTGCGCAGAGTGGCCGGTATGCAGACGCTATGCGGATCTACCGCGACGTTTTGGGCAATAATCCCCCTGCGGGAGACTACGCGCTCGCCTACTATGACACCGAGGCTGCCATCCCGGCGGACCGGCCTCATGCCGTTGCAGGATTACGGAAGCTCGCGCAGCAATTCCCGGCGGATTCCCGTTACTCGATCACGCTCGGGCGCGTCCTCACATATGAACCGAAGACGCGCGCAGAAGGGATCGCAATCCTGCAGAGATACGATAATGTCCCGGCTGCGCAGAGTGCCCTGAAGCAAGCTGAGTCGTGGAATGCGGTTGCCAACGCTGCTCCGACTGCAGTGGACACCCAGGCCAAGCCAAAAGCCAGCACTCCCGCTGGGAACCCGCTGGAGGCATCGGCGTATCGCGCCCTCAATAGCGGTCGGTTGGATGAGGCTCGGCAGCAGTTCGAGACACTGCTGGCGAAGCAGCCAAACAACCCGCGAGCCCTGAGCGGAATGGGTTACGTGTACATGAAGCAGCAGGACTTCGCGGATGCATCGGACTATCTTGAACGTGCTCGCGCCGCAGGAGCACGGGGACTGGAAAGCGCGATTGCTACCTCGCGCTTCTGGGAGAAGATGTCGCAGGCAGGAGCCGCGTTGCAGGCGGGCGATTCGGATGCCGCCATCGAGTCCTATACGGCTGCGTTGTCACTCAAGCCATCGAGTCCTGACGCGCTGGAAGGTCTTGGAGGAGCTTATGTTCAGGCGGGAAACAACGCAGAGGCGATCGATGCCTTTGAACGTGCAGTACGCGTCAGCCCTGACCGCCAAACCGCCTGGCGCGGCCTCTTTCTGGCCCAGTCGGCAGCAGGCAATTCTCAGGGAGCGCTGAATACCGGCGACCGTATGCCCAAGAATGTTCGCGCTCAGTTGAACTCTGATCCCGAATATCTGCGAGCGTTAGCACAGGATAACCTCGCGCTGGGCCGCAAAGCTGAAGCGGACCGCGCCATCGAGCGAGCGCTGGCTTTGCCGTTCCCGAATGAGGGGCGAGATCTGCCTCTTGATAAGCAGATGCAGTATGCGGCGTTGCTGATGATGGCCAACAGATATGAGCCGGCGCTGCAGCTTTACCAGCAGATCGTTGCAGAAGACCCGGGGAATGCCGGAGCGTGGCGAGCGCTTATCGCCGCGCAGCATCAACTCGGTCGTGATAACGATGCTCTTGCCACCATGGGTAGCATGCCGCAGGCAATCCTGAACAAGGAGCAAAGTGATCCCAGCTTCCTCGTTCTCGTTGGATCCATCTATCAGACGCGTCACGAGTGGGATCGCGCTCAGAAGTATCTGGAGCAAGCGCTCGCTGCTGCACCACCTCCTCAGACAGGAATCGAACTTCAGCTTGCCGATGTGTATGCGGCGAATGGCAATCAACAGAAGGCGTACACAATCTATCGTGAGGAGCTCGACAGGAATCCGCAGAATACGGATGCATGGCGCGGCATGCTGAATGCTCTTCATCAGGGAAATCACGACCGCGAGGCATTGCGGCAGATTGCCGCAATGCCTGAGTCTGTGCGCCTTCGCTTGGAACAGGACCCTTCATACTTGCAGACGCTGGCATCGATCCAGTCTGCGACCGGACAGAATCAGGCTGCGTTGAAGACCTTTGCGCAATTGACGCAAATCTATCGCGATCGCAACACGGACGAGCCAGTTGACGTGCTGATCCAATATGGCTGGGTGCTGCTGAGAACTGGCGACGACCAGAAGCTCTACGCTCTGGTTACGACTCTCTCCAATTCGGCTGATATGACGGACGATCAGCAGGCCGAGTTCAATCGCCTTGGAGCCAGCTGGAGTGTGCGTCGCGCGAACAGCGCGCTGGCTGTAGGCGATCAGAATCGTGCTGTGGCAATTCTTACGACAGCTGCGCAAGCTTTTCCCGGAAACGCTGAAGTCTACAGCGCGCTTGCCGGTGTCTACCTCAAGATCGGGCAGCCGAGGCAGGCGGTTGCAATTTACGCTTCGCTGGACATGACTCACGCGACCAGCCAACTGTATGAGAGTGCTATTGGCGCGGCGATGGCGGCGCGCGACATGAAGCAGGCAGAAACGTGGCTCGAAGACGCGCTCGATCAATACAAGAGCAATCCTTCGATTTTGCGGCTCGCTGCTCAATACGAACAGGCACGCGGAAATTCCGATCGTGCGGCAGCTTACTATCGGGCTGCGCTCGATGCTATGGGGCCAGCCGGGCCTGGAGGGATCTTTGCGCAGCCTGGCAGCGATACGGGTGCTCCCGGAACATTGTCTCCTATGCAGCAGTTGATGCAGCTGCTTGCGCCCGCAGGGCGCACCGCACGGCTGAACGCTCCGGTCGATTCGTCTGAGAGCGGCAGCGCCGGCGATGTCTCCTGGCTGGACGCTCCCAGCAAGAGTGTTCCGACACTCGGCGACTTTGCGCAGTCCAGAGAAGGCGGTTCGGGGCGAAGTGTAGGTGATGATGCTGCGCTGAGGCAGCCGTCAACTTCGGCCCTAGGTGACTACGGAAGTCGTTATGATGCGTTGACTCCAACCAATGATCGCTATGTGCCTCCGACCGAGGCTTATGTGCGACCGACGAAGGTCACGCGGCGACACTCTGCTCCTCCAGTCGAGCAGGCGGTCGAGCAGGATCAGGTCTCGGCACCGATGGACTATCTGGAACCGGTGACGATGAAAGTGCCTGCGCGACCGCTGACCACACCTGCGCCGCAAAACCCGCCGGTTTCTTTCGCACCAACATCCAAGTCGGCGCATTTTCTTGACGCGAACGATTTGAATCCGGCGAGCAGGCTGCAATCGGCTGTGCGCGAAATGAACGGTCGAGTGCAGGATCCGCAGTCGACGGATACCGGGCTGCCGCCAATCGGGGAGGGGAGCCGGGATGCTACGCCACCGCCAGTGCCGCTGAATGCGCTGCCGGAGACGGCGCGGGCTGAGGCGCCGGCGTTACCGCCGCTCACCGGGCCGGGTGTGCACGTGGTGCGCGCGAAGACCCCGCGCGAGCAGATTGAGGATCAGCTGGCCATCATCCAGGGGGCATCGAGCCCATGGGTTGGCGGCAATGCCGGCATCGACTACCGCAGCGGTCAGCCGGGATACGACAAGCTCTCCGCCTACACGGGGCAGATTGAGGCTTCGAGCATGCTTGGGCCAGGCGTGAGAGGCACGGTCATCACGCGTCCGGTACTGCTTGATTCGGGCACAGCTACGACGACGGCTACCTTCCAGCAGGGAACATTACCGGCTGGCGCGACACCGTACCTGCAGTCGGCGGCGGGCATTGGCGGCGAGTTCCAGTTGCGGACGGCTTCGTTTGCCGCCAACATTGGCTATACGCCTTACGATTTCCTCGTTCAGAACATCATTGGCGGAATCTATGTCCATCCTCCAACCTCGCATTTCACGCTGACGTTCGCGCGCGATCCAATCACGGACACGCAGCTTTCCTATGCCGGTTTGCGCGATCTCGGCAGCAGGGGGCCGACCTATGAGGGCAACACCTGGGGAGGCGTCGTCACCAATGCTGGAGAATTCCAATTGGCTTTTGGCAGCGCGCAATCCGGCTGGTACATCCAGGGCGGAGGGCAATACATCAGCGGCCGCCACGTTCAGGACAACACGCGCCTGGACGGCGACGCCGGGGCTTACTGGGCGGTGGTGCATCATCCCGATTACGGAAACCTGACCGTGGGCATGAACTTTTTCGGCATGCACTACGATCACAACCTGCGGTACTTCACCTACGGGCAGGGTGGCTATTTCAGTCCCGATACGTACATCCTTGCGGGCGTGCCTGTGACCTTCAATGGGCATCATGGCGCGCGGTTTCATTACCGGGTGCTCGGCAGTTTCGGTCTGCAGGCGTTCGACGAGGCCGCGACACCTTACTATCCGCTCGATCCTACGATTCAGTACGCGAGGAATAATCCTTATTACAGCGAGGCCACGAGCGTCAGCGCCAACTACAGCTTCGAGGGTGAGGGCGCTTACGCCATTGCCGAGCACTGGTACGTTGGCGGCTACATGAGCTTCAACAACACGCGGGATTATGCCAGCAGCAAGGGCGGCTTTTATGTGCGGTACCTCTTCCGTCCGCAACCGATGCTCGAAGAGAACGGTCCGACAGGGCTCTTCCCGATTACCGGGATGCGGCCGCTGAACGTGCCATAGGCCGGATCCCCCTCCCCCTTGGGAGTTGGGCTTGCCTTTATGTGTTTTCAATAAGATAGCGGGGGATCATCCCCCGCTATCTTATTGATTCTGCAGTTGGTTAAGGTCGTTTGAGTGTTTTCAATGGCTTAGCTGGGGGGTCCGCATTTGTCAAAAAGGGAAAAGCCCGCTCATTGCGGGCCTTTTTTCTCTATCTCCAGAATAACAGTTTTCGAGGAATAGTACGCCACTTGTCGTTGCAACGAATATCTTTGGCGGTCTTGGCTTTAGGAATATTTGGTCGGCTTACCCTCTTGACAGCGACAAAGCCCGGGGCTAAGCCCCCTCTTTCTGTATTGATCTTATTCACCGGGCTAAAGCCCGGTGCTTTTACCTGGAGGTGCTTCGCACCTCTTTCGGTTTGGCTAGGTTGGAGGTCGTGGTTTCCGACCCTTTTTCATGGTGTCCTCTTTCGGTCGAGCTGGGTTGGATTGTGCTTTCTCACCCCCTTTGGCGAGTTCAGGCGGTCTCTTTTGGGAAAAGATGG
This genomic window contains:
- a CDS encoding cellulose biosynthesis protein BcsC, producing MEKVNRNACRTLLLVATCALALGISPGAWGQSTAERALLMKAQSLAANGHLDMAVQTWQQVLLADPNSREALLGIAKADMQLGNTDEARRYLDRLRAAGGNPADIAKIQAMPGVAPKNVRLDQAASLAQSGRYADAMRIYRDVLGNNPPAGDYALAYYDTEAAIPADRPHAVAGLRKLAQQFPADSRYSITLGRVLTYEPKTRAEGIAILQRYDNVPAAQSALKQAESWNAVANAAPTAVDTQAKPKASTPAGNPLEASAYRALNSGRLDEARQQFETLLAKQPNNPRALSGMGYVYMKQQDFADASDYLERARAAGARGLESAIATSRFWEKMSQAGAALQAGDSDAAIESYTAALSLKPSSPDALEGLGGAYVQAGNNAEAIDAFERAVRVSPDRQTAWRGLFLAQSAAGNSQGALNTGDRMPKNVRAQLNSDPEYLRALAQDNLALGRKAEADRAIERALALPFPNEGRDLPLDKQMQYAALLMMANRYEPALQLYQQIVAEDPGNAGAWRALIAAQHQLGRDNDALATMGSMPQAILNKEQSDPSFLVLVGSIYQTRHEWDRAQKYLEQALAAAPPPQTGIELQLADVYAANGNQQKAYTIYREELDRNPQNTDAWRGMLNALHQGNHDREALRQIAAMPESVRLRLEQDPSYLQTLASIQSATGQNQAALKTFAQLTQIYRDRNTDEPVDVLIQYGWVLLRTGDDQKLYALVTTLSNSADMTDDQQAEFNRLGASWSVRRANSALAVGDQNRAVAILTTAAQAFPGNAEVYSALAGVYLKIGQPRQAVAIYASLDMTHATSQLYESAIGAAMAARDMKQAETWLEDALDQYKSNPSILRLAAQYEQARGNSDRAAAYYRAALDAMGPAGPGGIFAQPGSDTGAPGTLSPMQQLMQLLAPAGRTARLNAPVDSSESGSAGDVSWLDAPSKSVPTLGDFAQSREGGSGRSVGDDAALRQPSTSALGDYGSRYDALTPTNDRYVPPTEAYVRPTKVTRRHSAPPVEQAVEQDQVSAPMDYLEPVTMKVPARPLTTPAPQNPPVSFAPTSKSAHFLDANDLNPASRLQSAVREMNGRVQDPQSTDTGLPPIGEGSRDATPPPVPLNALPETARAEAPALPPLTGPGVHVVRAKTPREQIEDQLAIIQGASSPWVGGNAGIDYRSGQPGYDKLSAYTGQIEASSMLGPGVRGTVITRPVLLDSGTATTTATFQQGTLPAGATPYLQSAAGIGGEFQLRTASFAANIGYTPYDFLVQNIIGGIYVHPPTSHFTLTFARDPITDTQLSYAGLRDLGSRGPTYEGNTWGGVVTNAGEFQLAFGSAQSGWYIQGGGQYISGRHVQDNTRLDGDAGAYWAVVHHPDYGNLTVGMNFFGMHYDHNLRYFTYGQGGYFSPDTYILAGVPVTFNGHHGARFHYRVLGSFGLQAFDEAATPYYPLDPTIQYARNNPYYSEATSVSANYSFEGEGAYAIAEHWYVGGYMSFNNTRDYASSKGGFYVRYLFRPQPMLEENGPTGLFPITGMRPLNVP